In Candidatus Eisenbacteria bacterium, a single genomic region encodes these proteins:
- a CDS encoding TCP-1/cpn60 chaperonin family protein — IPARTIAANAGAEGSVIVEKVKSLPAAQGYNAATGEFTDLVAAGIVDPTKVTRSALQHASSIASLMLTTEAVVTDKPEEEKSSPGGGMD; from the coding sequence GATTCCGGCGCGGACGATCGCGGCCAACGCGGGCGCCGAGGGCTCCGTGATCGTGGAGAAGGTGAAGTCCCTTCCCGCGGCGCAGGGCTACAACGCGGCCACGGGTGAGTTCACGGATCTGGTCGCGGCGGGCATCGTCGATCCGACCAAGGTCACGCGCTCCGCGCTCCAGCACGCGTCGAGCATCGCGTCCCTGATGCTGACGACCGAGGCGGTCGTGACGGACAAGCCCGAGGAGGAGAAGTCGTCCCCGGGCGGAGGGATGGACTAG